CACCGGGTAGCCCACCGGCTGGTTCAGCAACGACTTCAACTCGGCCGACGAGATGTAAGTCGGCCAGTTGCCCGAGGTCAACAGCCGTCGCGCCTCCAGGCCCTCGGCCCCCGGAAGGAGCGCCTGCGAACGCCGCTTCGAGGGTTGCGATCGTTTGAGCATCATGATCATCCGTGATCAAATTCGTCGGGCTCTGGCCCCCTGGACTCGACGCGATGATTACCTATATCGACGCACCCCCGCCGTCTCTCTAGTCTTCCTGATTGAACATTAATCCTTATAGCCGCCAACGGCCTGAGGACGTCGCGTGGCGAGGTAACCCCTGGAGAGCCGGTCGGCGAGGCCGGAATGACCAGAACGGCACCCACGCGAGTTCGGCTCTCGTCGCACGGGCTGACGAAACCAAATCGATTCGGTCCCGATCGCCATCAAGAGGAAGCAGGGGGGGATTTGCGATACCAAGGTGGTTCGCCAGAGTAACCTATCCAACTCGGCACCCGATTGGCCGTCGTCGCCGGGGGCCGGAAATACGGCTCGAAGTTCACATGCCGCCCCCCCGCTCGAGCGGTTCTCGATTCGCGCCGAGCAATCCTGTTGGGTTGGGACCGAGGGACGAGCCAGCCTCGTTGAGGTCGACCTGCAACGTGCCTTTACGCGTTGTATCGGTGCCGATCGTTCAGGCCCGGGGATCACGCCATCTCGGAGGCCCGCATTAACGCTTGGGTGTCGATATACTCCCGGATGTTCGTCAGCTTGCCATCTCGAACGGTGATGGCGAAGACCCAATGGTCCTCGAACGTCCTATTCGTGGCCTTGATTCTCCCCGTGGCGAAGCCGACGACCAGAACCCGGTCTCCTTGCGCCACGAATTCGCGGGGTTCTGTCGAAGTTTCCACCGTCTCGGAAGCCTTCTGAAGCAGAGCTGCCAATCCCGCGTGCCCGCTGTACGTGCCGGCCAGCGGCCAGTCCTCGCCCGGGATGATCCACTCGATGTCTTCGGCGACCAGCGCCAGCAGATTCTCCTCGTCGCCGCGGCCGATCGCGGCGAAGAAGTCTTTCACCGTCAGGACGTTCTCTTGAAGGCTCATTGAAATATCTCCCTCTCTCTTAGATTGGATTCGTGGTGGCGTTGGTTCAGTTCAGCTCAGTGGGCAGGGAAGTAGTGGCCGTTGTCCAAATCGGCGAGCAGGCCGGGCTGAGCGGGTTCCCAGCCCAGGGCATGGCGCGTGATGAGGTTGGACGCCGGGAGGTCCAGCGTGACCAAATTCGCGAGGAACCCGAAGTATCCCGGCAGCATCAGCACGTCCGCGGGGATGCTGACGGCCGGCAGGCCCAGGCGGCTGCCGATGGCCTCGGCGATCTCGCGGAACCGGACGCCCTCGCCCTCGATCCCGTGCCAATTTTTGCCGGCCGGGCCCTTCTCCAGCGCCAGGCGGAACAAGGAGGCGAGGTCGCGGCCGTGCACGGCCGGCCACAGATTCGCTCCGTCCCCGGGGTAGCCGACGGCGCCCTTCTCCTTCGCGAGCCCGATCAGAAGCGGGAGGAAGCCGGCATCGGTCGTGCTGTGCGCGATGGGAGGGATCCGCACGATCGAAGACCGCACGCCCCGCTCCGCGAGGCCGACGACGGCGAGCTCCACGACGTTGCGAACCCGCAGGGAACCCTTGTACTCACCGCCGCCGGGGGGAAGGGCCGGATCCTCCTCGGTCGCGGGTCGTCCCAGGAAGTGGGCCCCGGGGGCTGGCCAGCCCAAGTTCGTGGGCGAGCCAATGCTCCCCGACGCGACCAGGGGCTTTCCGGTTCCGGCCAGGGCCTCGCCGTACGCGAGCATGATCTGGAGCTCCGCGGCGGCCACTGCGTCCATCCCACCGGAGGGAAGCAAGTCTTGCCTGTGGGCGACGTGGATGACGCCGTCGGACTCCGCCGCCGCCGCTTTGAGCCCTTCGAGATCGGAAAGATCCCCCCGACGCACCTTGGCGCCGAGCGCGGACACCGCCGCCGCGGACTCGTCGGATCGGGCCAGGCCGGTGACCTCGTGGCCGGCGGCGATGAGCTCGGGGATGATGTACGAACCGATATGGCCGGTCCCGCCAGTGACGAAAACACGCATTTCATGCTCCTTGTGAGGGATGTGAGTAGTAGGCCTCCGGGCGCGCTCAGCCGAGAAGACTGACGCCAATTGAGAAGTTTGTATGTTTGATGGAGTGGGCGACGAGGCCCAGCGACAGCAGGCCGACGTGCTCCAGCGTCCGTGCCAGGCTCAGCGGCCCGGTATCCCTCGGGCGCAGTCCGAGGCTCTCGATGAACGCCGAGACGCGTGCCTTCGCCTCCGCGTTGTCCCCGGCGAGGAACACGTCCAACGGGTGGCCTTCGGTGGGACCGGCAGCCAGGACGTGGGAGAATTGGGTGTTGAACGCCTTGACGACATCCGCATCGGCAGGGGCGGCCTTGGCGATCTCCTGCGCGCCGGAACTGTCCTCGGGGGTCACAAGGCTCATGTGGTCGGAGGCGACGGGGTTGGTGACGTCGACGAGGTGCTTGCCCGCCAACCCTTCACCGTAATGCTTCACCACGTCGAGAACGGCAGCGTAAGGGACCGCCAGGATGACGATGTCCCCGGCCGGGGCGGCGCCGAACGTTCCTGTCGTCGCGCCAGCTCCGACTTGCTCGGCCAGCGCCCGCGCCTTCGCGGCGTCGCGACTCATCACCTCGACGGCATGTCCGGCCTTGGCGGCAAGGCCGCCGATCGCCGCGGCCATGCCGCCTGATCCGATGATGCTGATGGTGCTCATGTTCGTGTTCCCCCTTCCAGTCGGGTTGTTAAATCGCGTCCGACTTAATCGTGTGCGTTTCAATGTTAGCTCGCGCCTGGATCAAGTCAATCGCATCCGCTATAATCGGGTGCGATACATGGTGGCCGCGACGTCACAAGCTCCGGAGGGACCCATGACCCGTTCCCCAAAGGCCGAAGCCGAAGGCCCGAAACTCTCGAAATATCTGTGCTTTGCGGTCTATTCGGCCAATCTGGCGTTCGGCCGCGCCTACAAGCCGATCCTGGATGCGGTCGGCCTGACCTACACCCAGTACATCGCGATGGTGGCCCTGTCGGAGCAGGACGAGCAGACCGTGAGCGAGCTCGGCGAGAAGCTGTTCCTGGAATCCAACACGCTGACGCCGATCCTCAAAAAGCTGGAGCAGACCGGCAAGATCAGCCGCACCCGCGATCCCGCCGACGAGCGGCAGGTGAGGGTGAGCCTGACCGCGGCCGGCCGGCGCCTGCTCAAGAACGATCTCGGTAGGGCGCTGGTCGAGTCCTGCGGCTTGGGTGACGAGTTCTCCGCCGTGCAGACGAACGTCGTCAGGCTGCGCGACAATCTGCTGCGCAACACGAGGGGCAAGCAGGATGAGACGTGATGCCGTCCGTAGCTCTTATTCTCCTTGGGCTTAGCACGCCCAACGTCGCTCGGAATAATCGGATGGAGCGACGTAGGGCGTCAGAGTTGAGCCAGGCCTCCGTCGACGGCGACTTCGCTGGCAGTCATGAAGCTGCTGTCCGACGACGCGAGGAAGGCGGCCACCGCTCCGATTTCCGCCGGATCGGCCATGCGCTGAAGCGGAGTCATCGCGGCATAGGCCTTCTGGCCCTCCTCGCCCAGCGCTGCCTTCGCGAGTTCGGTCGCCGTCGCCCCGGGCGAGAGCACGTTGACCCGGATGCCGGTGCCCTTCAAGTCCTCCGCCCAGGTCCTCGCGAGGTTGCGGACTGCCGCCTTGCTCGCGCTGTAAGCGCTCATTCCCGGTGCGCCCGTGGTGCCGGCGCTCGACCCGGTCAGGATGATCGAACCGCCCTCGCGCAAGAGCGGCAGCGCCTTCTGGACCGTGAAGATCGTACCCTTCACATTGGTGTCGAAGGTCTCGTCGATGTGCTCGGCGGTGATCTTGCCGAGCGGAGCCTGGCTTCCCGCCCCGGCATTGGCGAAGACGACGTCGAGGGTCCCGCGCTCGGCCTTCACCGCCGCGTACAATCGGTCGAGGTCGGCCTCATCGGCGACCGATCCCCTCACCGCGCGGGCATTGGGCCCGAGGTCCGCCACAGCGGCGTCGAGCGCCTCCTGCCTGCGGCCGAAGATGAAGACGATGGCGCCCTCATCGATAAAGCGC
The DNA window shown above is from Paludisphaera mucosa and carries:
- a CDS encoding nuclear transport factor 2 family protein, which encodes MSLQENVLTVKDFFAAIGRGDEENLLALVAEDIEWIIPGEDWPLAGTYSGHAGLAALLQKASETVETSTEPREFVAQGDRVLVVGFATGRIKATNRTFEDHWVFAITVRDGKLTNIREYIDTQALMRASEMA
- a CDS encoding SDR family oxidoreductase — translated: MRVFVTGGTGHIGSYIIPELIAAGHEVTGLARSDESAAAVSALGAKVRRGDLSDLEGLKAAAAESDGVIHVAHRQDLLPSGGMDAVAAAELQIMLAYGEALAGTGKPLVASGSIGSPTNLGWPAPGAHFLGRPATEEDPALPPGGGEYKGSLRVRNVVELAVVGLAERGVRSSIVRIPPIAHSTTDAGFLPLLIGLAKEKGAVGYPGDGANLWPAVHGRDLASLFRLALEKGPAGKNWHGIEGEGVRFREIAEAIGSRLGLPAVSIPADVLMLPGYFGFLANLVTLDLPASNLITRHALGWEPAQPGLLADLDNGHYFPAH
- a CDS encoding NADPH-dependent F420 reductase, with protein sequence MSTISIIGSGGMAAAIGGLAAKAGHAVEVMSRDAAKARALAEQVGAGATTGTFGAAPAGDIVILAVPYAAVLDVVKHYGEGLAGKHLVDVTNPVASDHMSLVTPEDSSGAQEIAKAAPADADVVKAFNTQFSHVLAAGPTEGHPLDVFLAGDNAEAKARVSAFIESLGLRPRDTGPLSLARTLEHVGLLSLGLVAHSIKHTNFSIGVSLLG
- a CDS encoding MarR family winged helix-turn-helix transcriptional regulator; amino-acid sequence: MTRSPKAEAEGPKLSKYLCFAVYSANLAFGRAYKPILDAVGLTYTQYIAMVALSEQDEQTVSELGEKLFLESNTLTPILKKLEQTGKISRTRDPADERQVRVSLTAAGRRLLKNDLGRALVESCGLGDEFSAVQTNVVRLRDNLLRNTRGKQDET
- a CDS encoding SDR family NAD(P)-dependent oxidoreductase, whose amino-acid sequence is MGKLEGKVAVITGGATGIGRAAAKRFIDEGAIVFIFGRRQEALDAAVADLGPNARAVRGSVADEADLDRLYAAVKAERGTLDVVFANAGAGSQAPLGKITAEHIDETFDTNVKGTIFTVQKALPLLREGGSIILTGSSAGTTGAPGMSAYSASKAAVRNLARTWAEDLKGTGIRVNVLSPGATATELAKAALGEEGQKAYAAMTPLQRMADPAEIGAVAAFLASSDSSFMTASEVAVDGGLAQL